One Gloeothece verrucosa PCC 7822 DNA window includes the following coding sequences:
- a CDS encoding DNA-methyltransferase — MSEVPDETIDLICTSPPFALLRKKEYGNVNADQYVQWFETFAQQFYRILKPNGSLVIDIGGSWVKGYPVRSLYHFELVMHLCKPRIEGGLGFYLAQELYWYNPAKLPTPAEWVTVRRERVKDAVNTIWWLSKDPHPKACNKNVLRPYSKAMENFLKNGYDAKLRPSGHDISRKFQKNRGGAIPPNIIDAQESAVATAIGSPVLATFDWLLSNDLAQPVNVISASNTASNDYYQRRCKEEGLKPHPARFPQALPEFIINLCTEPGDLVLDPFCGSNVTGRVAEDLKRHWLAIDINEEYLKASQYRFEQAANSLVMPLEADQDISVK; from the coding sequence TTGTCGGAGGTCCCAGACGAAACTATTGATTTAATTTGTACTTCACCGCCTTTTGCCTTATTAAGAAAGAAAGAATATGGCAATGTGAATGCCGATCAATATGTCCAATGGTTTGAAACTTTTGCTCAACAATTTTATCGAATTCTAAAACCTAATGGTTCTCTTGTTATTGATATTGGTGGAAGTTGGGTTAAAGGATATCCTGTTCGATCTCTTTATCATTTTGAGCTAGTGATGCACCTGTGTAAACCTCGTATTGAAGGAGGCTTAGGATTTTATTTAGCCCAAGAATTATATTGGTATAATCCAGCTAAATTACCCACACCGGCAGAGTGGGTTACAGTTAGGCGAGAACGAGTTAAGGATGCTGTCAATACTATCTGGTGGTTATCTAAAGATCCTCATCCCAAAGCTTGTAACAAAAATGTTTTGCGGCCTTATAGCAAGGCGATGGAAAATTTTTTAAAAAATGGCTATGATGCCAAATTACGCCCTTCCGGACATGATATTTCCAGGAAATTTCAAAAAAATCGAGGCGGTGCTATTCCTCCTAATATTATTGATGCACAAGAAAGTGCTGTCGCTACTGCGATAGGTAGTCCGGTTTTGGCTACATTTGATTGGCTTTTGTCTAATGATTTAGCTCAACCGGTTAATGTCATTTCTGCTTCTAATACTGCATCTAATGATTACTATCAAAGAAGATGCAAAGAAGAAGGATTAAAACCTCATCCCGCCAGATTTCCTCAAGCGCTACCTGAATTTATCATTAATTTATGTACTGAACCAGGAGATTTAGTTTTAGATCCCTTTTGTGGCTCTAATGTGACGGGGAGAGTAGCCGAAGATTTAAAAAGACATTGGTTGGCTATTGATATTAATGAAGAATATTTGAAAGCGTCGCAATACCGATTTGAACAAGCGGCTAATTCTCTAGTTATGCCTTTAGAAGCGGATCAAGATATTTCCGTTAAATAG
- a CDS encoding type I polyketide synthase, translating to MKRNFSNFVDLLNHQAEAQSDKTIFTFLGDGESETLSLTYQQLDQQARAIAVQLQSLQAAGERALLLYQPGLEFISAFFGCLYGGVIPVPAYPPRANRSIERLQAIVSDAEAKFALTTQGIVSTIEGKLTQSQISTEAIQCVTTDNLELSLSNQWRRPNLKPDQLAFLQYTSGSTGNPKGVMVSHGNLMHNAALINGYFRDTPSSRGASWLPPYHDMGLIGGILQPIYADVYVVLMPPVTFLQRPLRWLEVISRYRITTSGAPNFAYELCATQITPEQRENLDLSCWELAFSGAEPVRAQTLAQFAEAFAPCGFRKEAFYPCYGMAETTLIVSGGTRGVYPLLKDFDAKGIEKNQVIPSSPLEPNNLTLVSCGKISGGQKVIIVNPDTLKQCDNYQIGEIWVNSESVAKGYWKRPQLTEAIFNAYTADTQEGPFLRTGDLGFLEDGELFVTGRLKDLIIIRGRNHYPQDIEMTAEKSHPALRESCGAAFSVEVGEEERLVITYEVKRSYIRKLNVEEVTSAIRKAVTQTHELQPYAIVLLKTGSIPKTSSGKIQRHACKAEFLEGSLNSVGQWSAAQTLPKTSKQLLEVNSRKKRGHIIKSNPQQEIIENWLVTNIAQRLGLSPTEIEITEPFASYGLDSVQAVRITAELEDWLKVKLSPTLAYDHPTVESLAKYLASGTVETTLATSKPLKTSSSVAIIGMSCRLPGANSPDEFWQLLRQGKDQITQVNARWDRDDWGGYLKGVDLFDAQFFGISPREAQEMDPQQRLLLEVSWEALEKAALAANQLAGSNTGVFIGISSHDYSQIRLKNALEPSAYAGTGNAASIAANRLSYLYDFRGPSLTVDTACSSSLVAIHLAIKSLQSGECQMALAGGVNILLSPELSETFTQAGMMAPDGRCKTFDESADGYVRGEGCGVIVLKSLEDAIRDGDPILGVIHGSAINQDGRSNGLTAPNGIAQQGVIRQALMNAGMSAADISYVETHGTGTALGDPIEVNSLKSVLMEGRSEKHPLWLGSVKTNIGHLEAAAGIAGLIKVLLCLQHQEIPPHLHLYRLNSHINLDDSPISIPTQLTPWKPENRPRLAGVSSFGFGGTNAHIIVGEYQNLSPTKRGQVEELERPLHILTLAAKREKDLSSLVKSYQHYLTAFPSASLEDICFTANNGRTQFKNRLAIIAQSREQLAEKLSRGEFITPQIAQKLNPKIAFLFTGQGSQYIGMGYQLYQTQPTFRAALNTCADLLEPYLEYPLLEVLYPQENSNLAHYLDQTAYTQPALFALEYALAQLWLSWGIEPSVVMGHSVGEYVAATLAGVFSLEDGLKLIAHRGKLMQSLPQNGQMVAVLSDEETVKKAINSHDEKVVIAAINGERNLVISGENQAIIEVTDRLTHQGIKTKPLQVSHAFHSPLMQPMLEEFASIAREVEYSLPQIPLVSNVSGNLAAEAIATPEYWVNHVINPVHFSPSIKLMESKGYQIFLEIGAKPTLLGMGRSIIESDSSVNHQNAYLWLPSLRPGQSDWQQMLTSLAQLYVQGINIDWAGFEADYQRQRMGGLPTYPFERQRYWLKPELEIHTGTKRLTTEQVSPPNQDWLYQVVWEAKPINPHQLSNQKTSTWLIFGDQQGLAKTVAEQLEKLGKTSLLVQSDKGDKNGNHKTLNPTEKNDFQRLLTPFKTSGESLEGIIYLWSLEEDEISKSNPQSILYLLQTLYEQNLSSRLWIATRGIQPVTTEDLAAPHIPLQGMLWGLGKVIALEYSDYWGGLIDIGTQPHTDEAKLLLSAIINPDGEQYLAFRDGQRYVARIDKAEIKPKKFSIDENGSYLITGGLGAVGLKVAQWLAKAGAKHLILMGRSHPTANAQETIKHLEKQGIEIIIAQADVTRQEDIDRVFNQIKTPLKGIIHAAGLLDDGILQGLSWEKFKKVLAPKVEGTWNLHKASLNHPLDFFVMFSSAASLFGSPGQGNYAAANGFLDGMAYYRQSQGLPALTVNWGALSGGMAKATRLAVKGLDLIDIEPALDILSHLLADKIAQIGVVSVDWETLAQQFPQLRQSPYFQRVITQLSPEQVKPDHSQSQILANLLALSPEQRTEALTAYLQSAMAQIMQLSPSQISGEDSLLDIGMDSLMIMEAINQLKRDLQLMLYPREIYQHPKIEALANYLAAEFERTHGKGQIPVTSKQELVVSRLTIANQPLTITKKLPGILFILSSPRAGSTLLRVMLAGHPDLASPPELHLLPFNSMGQRNQELALSYLGEGLQRAFMDLQGLDSATSQQLIERLIAEDISIPDVYEMLQQSAGKRLLVDKSPTYGMQREILDRAEAIFEGAKYIHLVRHPYPVIDSFCRMRMDKLVGSEGDNPYQLAESIWWESNRNIIEFSKTISSDRYYQLRYEDLVTQPSQAMQALCEFLDIPFDSALLDPYQGQRMTDGVYNQSMSVGDPNFSKRKQIDPKLADAWKDIQLPHPLGDNTRQLAISLNYPLPHQNIPPLLRGEGGITEEVHLEEEYINIRGLNLCLCSWGPKQGELILCVHGILEQGAAWGQMATRLAGLGYRVVAPDLRGQGKSDHVGKGGSYNLIDFLADLDAIANSLTDQPFTLVGHSLGSIIAAMFTSIRPEKVKNLVLVETVLPTEVSQTDAVEQLATHLNYLASPPEHPVFPDVETAAKRLQTATPAMSEALAISLAKRITEPCEGGIRWRWDSLLRTRAGIEFNGINRSRYISLLEQIQAPITLIYGDNSDFNRPEDLQAQQKAMSAAKRIILKGGHNLHLDAYEQLANIIKQILGKTGQSF from the coding sequence ATGAAGCGGAACTTCTCCAACTTTGTTGACTTATTAAACCATCAAGCCGAAGCGCAGTCTGACAAAACAATATTTACCTTTCTCGGGGATGGGGAAAGCGAAACCCTTAGTCTAACCTATCAGCAGTTAGACCAACAGGCTAGGGCGATCGCAGTGCAGCTTCAGTCACTACAAGCGGCTGGAGAACGGGCATTATTACTCTATCAACCGGGGTTGGAATTTATTTCTGCCTTCTTTGGTTGTTTATATGGAGGAGTGATCCCAGTTCCCGCTTATCCCCCCCGCGCTAACCGTTCTATAGAACGCCTACAAGCTATAGTCTCAGATGCCGAGGCAAAATTTGCCCTCACGACACAAGGCATTGTCAGTACCATTGAAGGAAAATTAACTCAGTCGCAAATCTCTACAGAAGCCATTCAATGTGTTACAACCGATAACCTCGAACTATCTTTATCGAACCAGTGGCGAAGACCGAACTTAAAACCTGACCAACTCGCCTTTTTACAATACACCAGTGGGTCAACCGGCAACCCTAAAGGGGTTATGGTTAGTCATGGGAATTTGATGCACAATGCCGCCCTAATTAATGGATATTTCCGAGATACCCCCTCTAGCCGGGGCGCGTCCTGGTTGCCGCCTTATCATGATATGGGACTTATTGGGGGCATTCTTCAACCCATTTATGCTGATGTTTATGTGGTGTTGATGCCGCCGGTTACCTTTTTACAACGTCCCTTGCGCTGGTTAGAAGTCATTTCCCGCTATCGCATCACCACCAGTGGGGCCCCGAATTTTGCTTATGAATTGTGCGCCACACAAATTACACCAGAACAACGGGAAAATTTAGATTTAAGTTGTTGGGAATTAGCTTTTAGCGGCGCTGAACCGGTTCGCGCCCAAACCTTAGCCCAGTTTGCTGAAGCCTTTGCCCCCTGCGGCTTCCGAAAAGAGGCTTTTTATCCCTGTTATGGGATGGCAGAAACCACTTTAATTGTTAGCGGCGGAACCCGGGGCGTTTATCCGCTTTTAAAAGATTTTGATGCTAAAGGAATTGAAAAAAATCAAGTCATTCCCTCCTCACCTCTAGAACCTAATAATCTTACTTTGGTCAGTTGCGGAAAAATTAGCGGCGGGCAAAAAGTAATTATTGTTAATCCTGACACCTTAAAACAGTGCGATAATTATCAAATAGGAGAAATTTGGGTTAATAGTGAGAGTGTCGCTAAAGGTTATTGGAAGCGTCCCCAACTCACAGAAGCTATTTTTAATGCCTATACAGCCGATACTCAAGAAGGTCCCTTTTTACGCACCGGAGATTTAGGATTTTTAGAAGATGGGGAATTATTTGTTACGGGCCGTTTAAAAGATTTAATTATTATTCGCGGCAGAAATCATTATCCTCAAGATATCGAAATGACCGCCGAAAAAAGTCATCCAGCTTTACGAGAAAGTTGTGGGGCGGCTTTTTCGGTAGAAGTAGGCGAAGAAGAACGTTTAGTCATTACTTACGAAGTCAAACGCAGTTATATTCGTAAGTTAAATGTCGAAGAAGTCACCAGCGCCATTCGTAAAGCGGTCACCCAAACCCATGAATTACAACCCTATGCCATTGTTTTATTAAAAACCGGCAGCATCCCGAAAACCTCTAGCGGCAAAATTCAACGTCATGCTTGCAAAGCTGAGTTTCTCGAAGGGAGTTTAAATAGTGTGGGTCAATGGTCAGCCGCACAAACGTTACCTAAAACCTCAAAACAGTTGTTAGAGGTTAACTCTCGTAAAAAACGAGGGCACATAATTAAATCTAACCCTCAACAAGAAATTATTGAAAACTGGTTAGTGACCAATATTGCCCAACGTTTAGGCCTATCCCCGACGGAAATTGAAATCACAGAACCTTTTGCTAGTTATGGGTTAGACTCAGTTCAAGCTGTGCGTATTACCGCCGAGTTAGAAGACTGGTTAAAGGTGAAATTATCCCCCACCCTAGCTTATGATCACCCAACGGTTGAAAGCCTAGCTAAATATTTAGCCTCTGGGACTGTAGAGACTACCCTGGCCACCTCAAAACCTCTCAAAACCTCTTCATCAGTGGCTATTATCGGTATGAGTTGCCGCTTGCCGGGGGCCAATAGTCCTGATGAGTTTTGGCAACTTTTGCGGCAGGGAAAAGACCAAATTACCCAAGTTAACGCACGTTGGGATAGAGATGATTGGGGCGGCTACCTTAAAGGCGTGGATCTTTTTGATGCTCAATTTTTTGGCATTTCTCCCCGAGAAGCCCAAGAAATGGACCCTCAACAACGGTTATTATTAGAAGTAAGTTGGGAAGCCCTGGAAAAAGCCGCTTTAGCCGCCAATCAATTAGCCGGGAGCAATACAGGAGTATTTATCGGCATCAGTAGTCATGATTATTCCCAAATACGCCTCAAAAATGCCTTAGAACCTAGTGCCTATGCCGGTACCGGGAACGCCGCTAGTATCGCCGCTAACCGTCTCTCTTATCTGTATGATTTTCGCGGCCCTTCGTTAACGGTCGATACCGCTTGTTCGTCGTCTTTAGTGGCTATTCATTTAGCGATAAAAAGTCTCCAAAGCGGCGAATGTCAAATGGCCCTCGCCGGTGGGGTAAATATCTTGTTATCCCCTGAGTTAAGCGAAACCTTTACCCAAGCCGGGATGATGGCCCCTGATGGACGTTGTAAAACCTTTGATGAGAGTGCAGATGGCTATGTGCGCGGGGAAGGTTGCGGCGTAATTGTCTTAAAATCTCTAGAAGATGCCATCCGAGACGGTGATCCCATCTTAGGGGTTATTCACGGTTCCGCCATCAACCAAGATGGACGCAGTAACGGCTTAACGGCACCCAATGGTATAGCACAACAAGGGGTCATCCGTCAAGCCTTAATGAATGCGGGCATGAGTGCGGCTGATATTAGTTATGTGGAAACTCATGGCACCGGCACCGCTTTAGGGGACCCCATCGAAGTGAATTCCCTAAAATCCGTTTTAATGGAAGGCAGAAGCGAAAAACACCCCCTCTGGTTAGGTTCTGTTAAAACCAATATAGGACATTTAGAAGCCGCCGCCGGTATCGCCGGATTAATTAAAGTTCTCCTCTGTTTACAACATCAAGAAATTCCTCCCCATCTTCATTTATATCGCCTCAATTCTCACATTAATTTAGACGATAGCCCCATTTCTATTCCCACTCAATTAACCCCTTGGAAGCCTGAAAATAGACCGCGTTTAGCTGGTGTTAGTTCTTTTGGGTTTGGCGGCACAAATGCCCATATTATTGTCGGGGAATATCAAAACCTCTCCCCGACTAAGAGAGGACAGGTAGAAGAACTAGAACGTCCCTTACATATTCTGACGTTAGCGGCTAAACGAGAAAAAGATTTATCTTCTTTAGTGAAGTCTTATCAACACTATTTAACCGCTTTTCCCTCTGCCTCATTAGAAGATATTTGTTTTACGGCCAATAACGGACGAACACAATTTAAAAACCGTTTAGCTATTATTGCCCAATCTCGAGAACAATTAGCCGAAAAATTGAGTCGGGGTGAATTCATTACCCCACAAATAGCCCAAAAACTGAATCCCAAAATAGCCTTTTTATTTACTGGACAAGGGTCGCAATATATCGGCATGGGCTATCAATTATATCAAACTCAGCCCACTTTCCGAGCCGCCCTCAATACTTGTGCTGATCTCCTAGAACCCTATTTAGAATATCCCTTACTAGAGGTTTTATATCCTCAAGAAAATTCAAATTTAGCCCATTATCTAGACCAAACCGCTTATACTCAACCAGCTTTATTTGCCTTAGAATATGCCTTAGCACAACTGTGGCTATCTTGGGGCATAGAACCGAGTGTAGTTATGGGTCATAGTGTGGGAGAATATGTCGCCGCTACCCTAGCCGGAGTGTTTAGTTTAGAAGATGGACTGAAATTAATTGCTCACCGAGGAAAATTAATGCAATCTTTGCCTCAAAATGGTCAAATGGTGGCCGTTTTGAGTGATGAAGAAACCGTCAAAAAAGCCATTAATTCTCATGATGAAAAAGTGGTTATTGCCGCGATTAATGGAGAACGGAATTTAGTTATTTCCGGAGAAAATCAAGCCATCATCGAAGTAACAGACCGATTAACCCATCAAGGCATCAAAACAAAACCCTTACAAGTTTCTCATGCTTTTCATTCGCCCTTGATGCAACCCATGCTAGAAGAATTTGCATCCATAGCGCGAGAAGTGGAATATTCATTACCTCAAATTCCCCTAGTTTCTAATGTTAGTGGAAATTTAGCCGCAGAAGCAATTGCTACCCCCGAATATTGGGTCAATCATGTTATCAATCCGGTTCATTTTTCTCCTAGCATAAAATTGATGGAAAGTAAAGGATATCAAATCTTTTTAGAAATTGGGGCGAAACCAACCCTTTTAGGCATGGGGCGGTCAATCATTGAATCAGATAGTTCTGTTAATCATCAAAACGCTTATCTTTGGTTGCCGAGTTTACGCCCAGGACAATCAGATTGGCAACAAATGTTAACAAGTTTAGCGCAATTATATGTACAAGGAATTAACATAGATTGGGCAGGATTTGAGGCAGACTATCAGCGTCAACGAATGGGAGGACTGCCGACTTATCCCTTCGAACGTCAACGGTATTGGTTAAAGCCAGAATTAGAAATTCACACAGGGACAAAACGCCTTACGACAGAACAAGTTTCGCCCCCGAATCAAGATTGGTTGTATCAAGTGGTCTGGGAAGCTAAACCCATAAACCCTCATCAATTATCAAATCAAAAAACCTCAACTTGGTTAATCTTTGGTGACCAACAAGGATTAGCAAAAACTGTAGCCGAACAGTTAGAAAAATTGGGGAAAACCTCGCTATTAGTTCAGTCAGACAAAGGCGATAAAAATGGCAATCATAAGACCCTTAACCCCACCGAAAAAAACGACTTTCAGCGTCTTTTAACTCCCTTTAAGACTAGCGGAGAATCTCTAGAAGGGATCATCTATCTTTGGAGTCTTGAAGAGGACGAGATAAGCAAGTCAAACCCGCAAAGCATTTTATATCTGTTACAGACGTTGTATGAACAAAACCTGTCATCTCGGTTGTGGATAGCAACCCGAGGTATTCAACCGGTAACAACAGAAGACCTAGCCGCCCCTCATATACCCTTACAGGGGATGTTATGGGGGTTAGGTAAAGTGATCGCCCTAGAATATTCAGACTATTGGGGGGGCCTAATAGATATAGGGACTCAACCCCATACAGATGAAGCAAAATTATTATTATCGGCCATTATTAATCCCGATGGAGAACAATATTTAGCTTTTCGAGACGGACAACGCTATGTGGCTAGAATAGATAAAGCCGAAATAAAGCCGAAAAAATTCTCTATTGATGAAAATGGCAGTTATTTAATTACAGGGGGGTTAGGCGCTGTCGGGTTAAAAGTAGCCCAGTGGTTAGCCAAAGCGGGGGCTAAACATTTAATCTTGATGGGGAGAAGTCACCCCACAGCTAACGCCCAAGAAACGATCAAACATCTGGAAAAACAAGGCATTGAAATTATCATCGCCCAAGCAGATGTGACTCGACAAGAGGATATAGACAGGGTATTTAATCAAATTAAAACACCGTTAAAAGGAATTATTCATGCCGCCGGACTGTTAGATGATGGGATATTACAAGGATTATCTTGGGAAAAATTTAAGAAAGTATTAGCCCCCAAAGTCGAAGGAACCTGGAACCTACATAAAGCCAGTTTAAATCATCCCTTAGATTTCTTTGTCATGTTTTCCTCTGCCGCCTCCTTATTCGGTTCACCCGGACAGGGAAACTATGCCGCAGCAAACGGGTTTTTAGATGGAATGGCCTATTACCGACAGTCTCAAGGACTACCCGCATTAACGGTTAACTGGGGTGCCTTATCAGGAGGAATGGCAAAAGCCACTCGTTTAGCGGTAAAAGGACTGGATCTGATCGACATAGAACCAGCCCTAGATATTTTATCTCACCTATTAGCCGATAAAATTGCTCAGATCGGAGTCGTATCAGTAGACTGGGAAACCTTAGCCCAACAATTCCCTCAATTAAGACAATCACCTTATTTCCAAAGAGTAATCACTCAACTCTCACCAGAACAAGTCAAACCCGATCACTCTCAATCACAAATCTTAGCAAACCTTTTAGCCCTCTCCCCCGAACAACGAACAGAAGCATTAACCGCTTATCTTCAGTCAGCGATGGCCCAGATCATGCAACTTTCCCCCAGTCAAATATCCGGCGAAGATAGTCTTTTAGATATTGGGATGGACTCATTAATGATCATGGAAGCCATTAACCAGCTTAAACGGGACTTGCAATTAATGCTATATCCCCGAGAAATTTATCAACATCCTAAAATTGAAGCCTTGGCTAACTATTTAGCGGCTGAATTTGAACGGACACACGGAAAGGGTCAAATACCAGTAACCAGTAAGCAAGAGTTAGTGGTAAGTCGACTGACAATAGCCAACCAACCACTAACTATCACCAAAAAACTACCCGGGATACTCTTCATTTTATCTAGTCCTCGCGCAGGATCAACCCTATTAAGAGTGATGTTAGCCGGACATCCGGACTTGGCCTCTCCCCCCGAGTTACACTTGCTACCCTTCAATAGCATGGGACAACGGAACCAAGAATTAGCCTTATCCTATCTCGGAGAAGGACTACAACGGGCCTTCATGGACTTACAAGGACTCGACTCGGCGACATCACAACAACTCATTGAACGGTTAATAGCGGAAGATATCTCTATTCCTGATGTGTATGAAATGTTACAGCAATCAGCCGGCAAGCGGCTACTGGTAGATAAATCTCCCACTTATGGAATGCAACGGGAAATTTTAGATCGCGCCGAGGCCATATTTGAAGGGGCAAAATATATTCATCTGGTCCGACATCCCTATCCGGTCATAGATTCTTTTTGCCGCATGAGAATGGATAAATTGGTGGGTTCAGAGGGAGATAACCCCTATCAGTTAGCTGAGTCTATCTGGTGGGAAAGTAACCGCAATATTATCGAGTTTTCTAAGACCATTAGTTCAGATCGCTATTATCAACTGCGCTATGAAGACTTAGTCACTCAACCTTCTCAAGCAATGCAGGCGTTATGTGAGTTTTTAGATATACCGTTTGATAGCGCCCTTTTAGACCCCTATCAAGGCCAACGCATGACAGACGGCGTATACAATCAATCTATGTCTGTGGGCGATCCGAACTTCTCTAAACGCAAGCAAATAGACCCGAAATTAGCCGATGCTTGGAAAGACATACAACTCCCTCACCCCCTAGGAGACAATACCCGTCAATTAGCCATCTCTCTCAATTACCCACTTCCCCATCAAAATATACCCCCATTATTAAGGGGGGAAGGGGGGATCACCGAAGAGGTCCACCTCGAAGAAGAGTATATAAATATTCGTGGCCTGAACCTTTGTTTATGTAGTTGGGGGCCAAAACAAGGGGAATTAATCTTATGTGTTCACGGAATTTTAGAACAGGGGGCGGCTTGGGGTCAAATGGCCACCCGTTTGGCCGGACTAGGATACCGAGTGGTGGCCCCTGACTTACGCGGCCAGGGAAAATCCGATCATGTCGGAAAGGGTGGGTCATATAATTTAATTGATTTCTTGGCTGATCTAGATGCGATCGCCAATTCTTTAACCGATCAACCCTTTACTCTAGTAGGACATTCCCTCGGTTCTATTATTGCGGCGATGTTTACCTCTATCCGTCCCGAGAAAGTGAAGAATTTGGTCTTAGTGGAGACAGTTTTACCCACAGAAGTAAGCCAAACCGATGCAGTCGAACAGTTAGCCACTCATTTAAATTATCTGGCCTCGCCGCCAGAACATCCCGTTTTTCCCGATGTAGAAACGGCGGCTAAACGCTTACAAACAGCCACACCCGCTATGTCTGAAGCGTTAGCGATCTCATTAGCCAAACGCATCACCGAACCCTGTGAAGGCGGTATTCGTTGGCGTTGGGACTCATTATTGCGAACTCGGGCCGGTATCGAGTTTAATGGGATTAATCGATCTCGCTATATTAGTTTACTCGAACAAATTCAAGCCCCTATTACCTTAATTTATGGAGATAACAGTGACTTTAACCGTCCCGAAGACCTCCAAGCACAACAAAAAGCCATGTCAGCCGCTAAGCGAATTATTCTCAAAGGCGGTCACAACTTACATTTAGACGCTTATGAACAATTGGCTAACATCATCAAGCAAATTTTGGGGAAGACAGGACAAAGTTTTTAA
- a CDS encoding DUF6208 family protein — translation MTQKTSTIFEIPLALLSFLFYKAMKFLIGNLYTIYLTFNKSKASQWRVLSEEVVIKTALSLPVLMTKGPRWNTHAIIGTLGPFNVNQSIAIDLNSANQTTRSWIAVIYSFPGYETIASLESNRINPQEQWASLALKPGKYSIGLRYYNWGEKVIVPTVKVDDQIFVESQSIPSDINKFYLDLIQKKNWFYLSLHYYIFTLLRLRKRLPESLIKQEYLPVGATDTEFVYNYLTRGQALQISLDSDLVKNYDIYLTIYDRSSLPLTWSQITEENYLTKPIENNGYYLIRMRPKYVSLEEVLKQLPVQSVISDEETLTQKLKLTVKTGQN, via the coding sequence ATGACCCAAAAAACATCAACAATTTTTGAAATCCCCTTGGCTTTGTTATCCTTCTTATTTTACAAAGCCATGAAATTCCTCATCGGCAATCTTTACACAATCTATTTAACTTTTAATAAAAGTAAAGCCTCACAATGGCGAGTCCTATCTGAAGAAGTCGTGATCAAAACCGCCCTCAGCTTACCGGTTTTAATGACAAAAGGTCCTCGCTGGAATACCCACGCCATCATCGGAACCCTTGGGCCCTTTAATGTTAATCAATCTATTGCTATTGATTTAAATTCAGCTAATCAAACTACTCGATCCTGGATCGCCGTTATTTATAGTTTTCCAGGGTATGAAACTATCGCGAGTCTTGAATCAAATCGCATTAACCCTCAAGAACAATGGGCATCTTTAGCCTTAAAACCCGGTAAATATAGTATCGGATTGAGATATTATAATTGGGGTGAAAAAGTGATTGTTCCAACGGTTAAAGTGGATGATCAGATATTTGTAGAATCTCAATCGATTCCTTCAGATATTAATAAGTTTTATTTAGATTTAATTCAGAAAAAAAATTGGTTTTATTTAAGTCTTCATTATTATATTTTTACCCTGTTGCGGCTGAGAAAGCGGCTACCAGAATCCTTGATAAAACAGGAATATTTACCGGTTGGGGCAACGGATACTGAATTTGTCTATAATTATTTAACCCGAGGACAGGCGCTACAAATTTCTCTTGATTCCGACTTAGTTAAGAATTATGACATTTACTTGACAATTTATGATCGTTCGAGTTTACCGTTAACTTGGAGCCAAATTACAGAAGAAAACTATTTAACGAAACCTATCGAAAACAACGGCTATTATTTAATTCGGATGCGCCCTAAATATGTCTCGTTAGAAGAAGTGTTAAAACAGTTACCGGTTCAGTCTGTAATAAGCGATGAAGAGACGTTGACTCAAAAGCTTAAGCTAACCGTTAAAACCGGTCAAAATTAA
- a CDS encoding DUF6888 family protein, with protein MPTEKQKNTVIFICQLLSNLLQPIWLFRFDPLNKNIYIIAGREESLEITIYQTGRWEFNEDE; from the coding sequence TTGCCAACTGAGAAGCAAAAAAATACAGTAATTTTTATCTGTCAACTGCTTTCTAATTTACTACAACCTATTTGGTTATTTAGGTTTGATCCTCTCAATAAAAATATTTATATTATTGCAGGAAGAGAGGAAAGTTTAGAAATTACTATTTATCAAACTGGAAGATGGGAATTTAATGAAGATGAGTAA
- a CDS encoding DUF6887 family protein has translation MSKPDFKNMTRKELKKYILAHPTDDEAIQELFINRRNPNAEVYPYPYDMPYEEVEAIFKSKLNQEP, from the coding sequence ATGAGTAAACCTGATTTTAAAAACATGACTCGAAAAGAATTAAAAAAATATATTTTGGCACATCCAACAGATGATGAAGCTATCCAGGAGTTATTTATTAATCGTCGTAATCCTAATGCTGAGGTTTATCCCTATCCTTATGATATGCCTTATGAAGAAGTCGAAGCAATCTTTAAATCTAAATTAAATCAAGAGCCTTAA
- a CDS encoding pentapeptide repeat-containing protein gives MNRTELLSRYTAGQRDFSNLQLIALNLRNINLSGVNFSGADLRAANLSQCNLTGANLTGATLTGANLTEANLTAAILNDVDLNNVNLRAACLNRAILPSQKSLNLNSN, from the coding sequence ATGAATCGTACAGAACTTTTAAGCCGATACACCGCAGGACAAAGAGACTTTAGTAATTTGCAATTGATAGCACTCAATCTCAGAAATATTAACCTCAGTGGGGTAAACTTTAGTGGTGCTGACCTTAGAGCCGCAAACCTAAGCCAGTGCAATTTAACCGGTGCTAATCTTACTGGGGCAACGCTGACAGGTGCAAATTTGACCGAAGCTAACTTAACGGCGGCTATACTTAATGATGTCGACCTTAATAATGTTAATCTCAGGGCAGCCTGTTTAAATCGAGCCATTCTGCCTTCTCAAAAAAGTTTAAATTTGAATTCTAATTGA